The following are encoded together in the Bacillus sp. V2I10 genome:
- a CDS encoding protein kinase family protein has translation MVKPGTVVEFNTEKQFIHIKPLGQGGTGDTHLFKDETTDMFFAFKKYVPKDLNYIDENYKRFVDEIKILFTISHTNIVRVYNYYLYPEHKLGYLQMEYIEGVQIDEFEPIWKDWSEIFTETISAFEYLESNNILHRDIRPANILIDNQENVKVIDFGFGKKLVGEDKNGRSVFLNWPVTQLPNETASEGIYNHQSEIYFVGNLFSRILGENLPNFKFKYIIDKMNQLDPRERYLKFQDISVDISQGVLAIKFTEEEKNLYRDFAEVLSRYIVSHTNRYEPVKEPNIIMNELSTLILNSSLEDYIQDNRQLINCFINNPYTFKPIKDIPLSIVINFYQFLQGLGPDKQKIVLDNIDVRLSTIKLQIEIDDDDLPF, from the coding sequence ATGGTTAAACCAGGTACCGTAGTTGAATTTAATACGGAAAAACAATTTATACACATAAAACCCCTTGGTCAAGGAGGAACTGGAGATACTCACCTCTTTAAAGATGAAACTACAGATATGTTTTTTGCATTTAAAAAGTACGTACCAAAAGATCTTAACTATATTGACGAAAATTATAAACGATTTGTCGATGAGATTAAAATTTTATTTACTATTTCCCACACTAACATTGTAAGAGTTTATAATTACTATTTATATCCTGAACATAAACTAGGGTATCTTCAAATGGAATATATAGAAGGAGTTCAAATTGACGAATTTGAGCCTATTTGGAAAGACTGGTCAGAAATTTTCACTGAAACAATATCTGCATTTGAATATCTAGAATCTAATAATATATTGCACAGGGATATTCGTCCTGCAAACATATTGATAGATAATCAAGAGAATGTTAAGGTCATAGATTTTGGATTTGGGAAAAAGTTAGTAGGCGAAGATAAGAATGGGAGAAGTGTCTTTTTGAACTGGCCTGTAACACAGTTGCCAAACGAAACGGCCTCTGAAGGAATATACAACCATCAAAGTGAAATCTACTTTGTTGGAAATCTGTTTAGTAGGATTCTTGGTGAGAATCTACCTAATTTTAAATTTAAATATATAATTGATAAGATGAACCAATTAGATCCACGTGAAAGATATTTAAAATTTCAAGACATTTCAGTTGATATTTCCCAAGGAGTACTTGCAATAAAGTTTACAGAAGAGGAAAAGAATTTATATAGGGATTTTGCAGAAGTACTTTCAAGATATATAGTAAGCCATACAAATAGATATGAGCCTGTTAAAGAACCAAATATAATAATGAATGAATTATCTACTCTTATTCTAAATAGTTCTTTGGAAGATTATATACAGGATAATAGACAATTAATAAATTGCTTTATTAATAACCCTTATACATTTAAACCAATAAAAGATATACCCCTTTCAATAGTTATTAATTTTTATCAATTTTTACAAGGATTAGGGCCAGATAAGCAAAAAATAGTACTAGATAACATAGATGTAAGATTATCTACCATAAAATTACAAATAGAAATAGACGATGATGATTTACCGTTCTAA
- a CDS encoding MerR family transcriptional regulator: protein MKINEVSAMLGLSASALKKYYLLFEKNNYKFTRSKQGQLVFSEYEVELFRKLIHLKNEPGNTVEKSVEILLNKEPQKNKELDLMQLLIQQGIQLNIILDSIKEIDNKIKKLNKKVDKL, encoded by the coding sequence ATGAAAATTAATGAAGTGTCTGCTATGCTAGGCTTAAGTGCTTCAGCTTTAAAAAAGTATTATCTCCTGTTTGAAAAGAATAATTATAAGTTCACTAGAAGTAAGCAAGGTCAGCTAGTTTTTTCTGAATATGAAGTTGAGTTGTTTAGAAAGCTAATCCATTTAAAGAATGAACCTGGAAATACTGTGGAAAAGTCAGTAGAAATTTTATTGAATAAGGAGCCACAAAAGAACAAAGAGCTTGATTTAATGCAATTATTGATTCAACAAGGAATACAGCTAAATATTATTTTAGATAGTATTAAAGAAATTGATAATAAGATTAAAAAATTAAATAAAAAAGTAGATAAGCTATAA
- a CDS encoding tyrosine-type recombinase/integrase, whose amino-acid sequence MGRRGKLTNEELLILKKKITDDEAFEIFFRDCYLRNLRPATIEYYKNEFHAAKKIIKKQLVDCQQFDIETFILKSKQFMKVTSINTRLRALKSFYNFLYKNKHNDKNPMKNIKLLRDRQKTIETLDNKEIENLLKIIRQQKSFIGFRDEVILLIFLDTGVRLSELVGIEVNDVMDNSIIVRKTKNLFERTVYLSDVTVDQLKRYIKIRGNVETDKLLITQDNGELKPHSIQTRFTKYGKDARITKRVSPHTFRHTMAKRMIVAGIDAFSLMAILGHQDIAITKKYVNLWGSDIEKKHKEYGALRGIKL is encoded by the coding sequence GTGGGTAGAAGAGGAAAACTTACAAATGAAGAACTACTAATTCTAAAGAAGAAGATAACAGATGATGAAGCTTTTGAAATTTTTTTTAGAGATTGTTATTTAAGAAACTTGAGACCAGCTACCATTGAGTATTATAAAAACGAATTCCATGCAGCGAAGAAAATTATTAAGAAGCAACTAGTTGATTGTCAGCAGTTTGATATTGAAACATTCATTTTAAAAAGCAAACAATTCATGAAAGTAACAAGTATCAATACTCGTTTAAGAGCTCTTAAATCTTTTTACAATTTTTTATATAAGAACAAGCACAATGATAAAAATCCGATGAAAAATATTAAGCTGTTAAGAGACAGACAAAAGACGATTGAAACCTTAGATAATAAAGAGATTGAAAATTTGCTGAAAATAATACGACAACAAAAATCGTTCATTGGCTTTAGGGATGAAGTAATACTATTAATATTTTTAGATACAGGTGTTCGTTTATCTGAGCTAGTAGGAATAGAAGTAAATGATGTAATGGATAATTCTATTATAGTTAGAAAAACTAAAAATTTATTTGAAAGAACAGTTTACCTATCTGATGTTACTGTAGATCAATTAAAAAGATACATCAAGATTAGAGGGAATGTAGAAACAGATAAACTCCTCATTACTCAAGATAATGGAGAACTGAAGCCACACAGTATACAAACGAGGTTTACGAAGTATGGGAAGGATGCGCGAATAACAAAACGTGTAAGTCCTCATACCTTTAGACATACAATGGCAAAACGAATGATAGTAGCAGGAATTGATGCATTTAGTCTTATGGCAATTTTGGGCCATCAGGACATAGCAATAACAAAGAAGTATGTAAATCTATGGGGATCTGATATTGAAAAGAAACATAAGGAGTATGGAGCATTAAGAGGGATTAAATTATAA